CGACGTGCTGGCGCCGGACTGGCTGCCCGACGACGACCGCGACAGCACCATCGTGCATTGCGCCGGGCTCGCCAGCCCGCGCGTGGCCTTTGCCGATTTCGCCGATCTCAGCCGCCGCGAGATCGAGCCGCAGATCGGCTTTGCCGAGGCGCTGGTGGCGCGCGGCTGGGCCGGGCATCTGGTCTATGTCTCCTCGGCCGGGGTCTATGGCGATACCGACGAGCTGCCGATTGCCGAGACCGCGCCGTTGCAGCCGAAATCCCATTACGCGCTGCAAAAGATGGCGGTGGAGCAGGGGCTGACGCTGCTCGCCAACCGCCACGGCTTTCGCCTGACGATCCTGCGGCTGGCCAATGCCTATGGCTCGCCGCTGGCCGGGCCGCGCTATGGCGTTGTGAACATCCTGCTCGACGCGCTGGAGACCGGCGCGCCCTTCAAGCTTTTTGGCACCGGCGAGAGCCTGCGCGATTATATCCATGTCTCGGATTTCTGCCGTTCGGTGGCGCGGGTCTGCGCGCTGGCCTTCCCCGAGCGGATCGTGACGCTCAATATCGGCACGGGGCAGGGCACCTCGCTGGCAAGGCTGGTGGCGCTGGTGCAGGAGGTGACGGGGCGCGAGCTGGTGCTGCAACGCGAACCGCTCGACAGCGAGATCAAATCCAACGTGCTGAAGATCGACCGCGCCCGCGCGCTGCTCGACTGGGCGCCGCAGGTCGATATCGAAGAGGGGCTGCGCCGCACCGTCGCGGCGATGGGCTGAGGCTCAGTCCTCCTCGAACGGGTCCCACTCGTCCTCGACCTCGGGCAGCGCCTCGGCGACGGCCTCCTGCGCGGCCTCTTCGGCAGTGTGCACCTTGAGGATTTCCGCCTCGGGGAAGACCGCGAGCGCGGCCTGCACCAGCGGGTGCTCGCGCGCCTCGGCCTTCAGCGCCAGCTCGGCGGCGTGTTCCTTTTCATAGACGGTGGGCGCCTCGCAGCCATTGACCAGGATCACCGCCCAGCGGTTGCCGGTCCAGCGTTGCAGCGCTGAGCCCAGCTTCTGTGCCAGATCCGCCGGCGCGCCATCATCGGGAGTGAACTCGATCCGCCCGGGCTGATAGGCGGCGAGGCGGACATGGCGTTCCACCTGCGCCAGCAAAAGCCCGTCGCGATTGGCGCGGATCAGCTCGATCACATGCTCGAAGCTCGGGTAGTGCGCCAGCGCCGCCTCGGGCGCGACCGCGCGCACAGCATTGCCCTGATGCGCCACCGGGCCGGAGGGCGCCGCATGGGTCGGCGCCGGGCCGCCCATCGCATTGGCGCCGCCCGAGGGGCCGTGCGCGTAACCGCCGCCTCCGCCGGGGCCCGGGTTGGGCGGCGGCGGGGTGTCCTGCAACTTGCGCAGCAGCTCTTCGGGCGAGGGCAGCTCGGCCACATGGGTGAGCCGGATCACCGCCATCTCGGCGGCCATCATGGCGTTGGGCGCCTGCGCCACCTCGTCCAGCGCCTTGAGCAGCATCTGCCACATGCGGGTCAGTGCCCGCATGCCGAGATTGGCCGCCAGCGCCTGGCCGCGCGCGCGCTCGTCGGGAGAAATCGTCGGATCTTCAGCGGCTTCCGGCGTGATCTTGACCACCGAGGTCCAGTGCGTCAGCTCCGCCAGATCGCGCAGCACCGCCAGCGGGTCGGCACCGTCGGCATATTGCTCGCTGAGTTCGGTCAGCGCGCCGGGCGCATCGCCATGCATGATCTTCTCGAAAAGATCCATCACCCGGCCCCGGTCCGCGAGCCCCAGCATGGCGCGGACCTGATCGGCGGTGGTCTCACCGGCACCATGCGAGATTGCCTGATCGAGCAGCGAGGTCGCGTCGCGGGCCGACCCCTCGGCGGCGCGGGTGATGAGTGCCAGCGCGTCGTCGGTGATCTCGGCCTCCTCGGAGGTGGCGATCTTGCGCAAGAGCGCGATCATCACCTCGGGCTCGATCCGCCGCAGGTCGAAGCGCTGGCAGCGGCTCAGCACGGTCACCGGCACCTTGCGGATCTCGGTGGTGGCGAAGATGAATTTCACATGCGCCGGCGGCTCTTCCAGCGTCTTGAGCAGCGCGTTGAACGCGCTGGTCGAGAGCATGTGCACCTCGTCGATGATGTAGATTTTGTAGCGCGCAGAAGCCGCCCGGTAATGCACCGAGTCGATGATCTCGCGGATGTCGTTGACGCCGGTATTCGAGGCCGCGTCCATCTCCATCACGTCGACATGGCGGCCCTCCATGATGGCGGTGCAATGCTCGCACTGGCCACATGGCTCGGTGGTGGGGCCGCCATTGCCGTCGGGACCGATGCAGTTCATGCCCTTGGCGATGATCCGCGCGGTGGTGGTCTTCCCGGTGCCGCGAATGCCCGTCATGATAAAGGCCTGCGCGATGCGCCCGGCCTTGAAGGCGTTTTTCAGCGTGCGCACCATGGCGTCCTGACCGACGAGATCGGCAAAGGTCTCGGGGCGGTATTTGCGGGCGAGGACCTGATATTTCGGGCTCTGGTCGGACATGGTGGCCTTTTGCGCTGCGGGGTTGCGGCCAAGGTATGCGCGGCGCGGGCCAAGGTAAACCGGCTGTCGCGCAAAAGCCGATTGCGCCGGTCGCGCTTTTGCCTATCCTGCGCGCAGGCCCGCCGGCAGGGGGCCGCCCGGTCCGCGGAAAGCGCCCGCACCTGCCTTTCGGATTTTCGATGAAAATTCGGTTTCCTTCGCCCGGCTTAGCGGACCATCGGGCGGTCACGGAGGTAACCGACCATGTCCGAGATCTCTCTCGATTCGCTGCGTTTCGACGCCAAACGCCTGCAACGCGGGTTCGAATCCGGCGCGCCCTGGGCGCTGGAGCGGCTGCGCGTGTATCCGCCGCGCGCCACGCTGTCTGGCATGAAGCGCGCCGATTTCCTGCACGTGGTGGCGCGCGAGAACGGATTCGAAAGCTGGCCACGGCTGAAGCTCGCCGCCGAGACCCAGGGGCTCGACCGCGCCGCAAGCGTGCAGCGGCTGAAAGTGGCGCTGTTTCAGGGGCAGACCCGGGTGGCGGCGCAGTTGCTGGAAGACACTCCCGATCTTGCCGACGGGCTCTTTGGCCTGCAATGCGCGCTTTACCTTCGCGAGGCGGTGGCGGCAGCGCTGGCGGAAAATCCCGCGCTGGCGGTCGCCCGGCACGGCCCGCGCAGCCCGATCCTGCATCTGGCCTTCTCGCGCTGGATCCACGAGCGCCCCGGGCTGGAGGCGGATATGCTGGCGGTGGCCGAGCTGCTGCTGGCCCATGGCGCCGATGTGAATGACGGCTATCCGCATCGCGAGGGTGAGGCGCATCTGCTCTCGGCGCTCTACGGCGCCATCGCGGCGGACAATATGCCCATGGTGCGCTGGCTGCTGGAGCATGGCGCCGATCCCGATGACGGCGAGTCGCTCTATCACGCCACCGAGCTCGGCCATCACGAAGGGCTGCGCATGCTGCTGGCGCATGGCGCGGATCCGGCGGGCACCAATGCGCTGTTGCGGGCGCTGGATTTCAACGATCATGCAGCGGTCGAGATGCTCATTGCCCACGGCGCGCGGGTCGATGAGTTCAACGCCGAGGAGGTGGGCGGCGAGGCGCCCTGGGTGATCCCGGCGCTGTTCCAGGCGGCCCGGCGTGGCTGCGACCGGCGCATGGTCGAGCTGCTGCTGGAGGCCGGGGCCGATCCGCGCGGGCAGTGGCAGTGGATGACACCCTATGCCTATGCCCGGGTCTATGGCAGCCGGGCGGTGGCGGACGCTATGGAGGCGCGCGGCTTCGCGACGCCGCTGTCGCGCGAGGAGGCGCTGCTGGCGCGCGCGGCGGAGGGGCTGGAAAGCCCCGGCGAGTATCTCGACCCCGCGGCGATCCCGCCCGCCTGCCGCGATATCCTGCGCGAGATCGCCGACAGCGCAGCGCATCTGCCGCAAATCCGCGCGCTGGTGGCGCTGGGCGTGCCCTATGACGCGCCGGGGCCCCAGGACGGGGTGACACCGGTGCAGTCCGCCGGCTGGGCCGGCAGCCCGGAGGTGATGGGCTATTTCCTGAGCCTGCGTCCGGATCTGTCGCATATCAACGGCCATGGCGGCACGCTGCTCTCGACCATCCTGCACGGCTCGGAAAACGCGCCTCGGCGCGACGGATGCGATCATATCGCCTGTCTCGAACTGGCGCTGCGGGCCGGGGTGGCGCTGCCGCGCGCGGTGCTGCGCGGGGCAGGGCGTGCGGATGTGGCGGCGTTCCTGCGGGACTGGGCCGAGGCGCATCCGGGGCAGGTGGTCTGACCTCGGACGCCGCGCCGGTCATTTTCCTTTCTGCCGCCGCCGGTTCTGCGTATCATCCCTGCGAAAGTCATTGGTTGTGAGGGATTGGGTATGCGTCTCAGGGGCGTCCGGCGGAGCCGCAATGTCGAGGACCGGCGCGGTGCCGGGGGAGGCGGGAAAGCCTCCTTCGGCGGTGTCGCGCTGCTGCTTGTGCTGGCCATCGGCTATTTCGCGGGGGTCGATGTCACGCCGCTGCTCGACGGTGCGACGCAGCAGTCGGACGCCGGGCGCGAACCCACCGCCGAGGAGGAGCGCGCGGCGGAGTTTTCGGCGCAGGTTCTGGCCACGACCGAAGACGTTTGGGGGCGGATCTTCGAGGAACAGCTGGGCCGCAGCTATACGCCGCCGGTGCTGGTGCTGTTTCTGGGCCAGACCGCATCGCCCTGCGGCGGTGCCAGCGGCGCGACCGGGCCGTTCTACTGCCCCGTCGACCGCAAGGCCTATCTCGATACCGAGTTCTTTGCCACGCTGTCGCAGCAGCTCGGCGCGCGCGGCGATTTTGCGGCGGCCTATGTGATCGCGCATGAGGTGGCGCATCACGTCCAGAACGAGCTGGGTATTCTGGCGCAGGTCAACGAGGCGCGGCAGGCGGTGGGCGAGGTGCAGGCCAATGCGCTGACGGTGCGGCTGGAATTGCAGGCCGATTGCTTCGCCGGGGTCTGGGCCACCCATGTGGACGGCTTGCTGGAGCCCGGCGATATCGAGGAGGCGCTGAACGCGGCGCGGATGATCGGCGACGATCATTTGCAGCGCCGCGCCGGCCGGGTGCCGCAGCCGCACAGCTTCACCCACGGCACTTCGGAGCAGCGCGAGCGCTGGTTCGCGCGCGGCTACGAAGCCGGCGATCCCGGTGCCTGCGACAGTTTCGCGGCGGACCGGCTTTGAGATGATCGTGCATGCGCTTCCTGTTGCCGGCGGCATCCTCGCCATCGCACCGCTGCCGGGGCGCGATGGCGATTACGCGGGCGACATGGCGCATCTCGACGAATGGCGCCCGGCCATGGTCATCTC
The window above is part of the Salipiger abyssi genome. Proteins encoded here:
- a CDS encoding NAD-dependent epimerase/dehydratase family protein, yielding MARIYITGTSGVLGYELLAHLGTQAAPVTGVARRDLPVTETGLAQIVTPDVLAPDWLPDDDRDSTIVHCAGLASPRVAFADFADLSRREIEPQIGFAEALVARGWAGHLVYVSSAGVYGDTDELPIAETAPLQPKSHYALQKMAVEQGLTLLANRHGFRLTILRLANAYGSPLAGPRYGVVNILLDALETGAPFKLFGTGESLRDYIHVSDFCRSVARVCALAFPERIVTLNIGTGQGTSLARLVALVQEVTGRELVLQREPLDSEIKSNVLKIDRARALLDWAPQVDIEEGLRRTVAAMG
- a CDS encoding ankyrin repeat domain-containing protein, encoding MSEISLDSLRFDAKRLQRGFESGAPWALERLRVYPPRATLSGMKRADFLHVVARENGFESWPRLKLAAETQGLDRAASVQRLKVALFQGQTRVAAQLLEDTPDLADGLFGLQCALYLREAVAAALAENPALAVARHGPRSPILHLAFSRWIHERPGLEADMLAVAELLLAHGADVNDGYPHREGEAHLLSALYGAIAADNMPMVRWLLEHGADPDDGESLYHATELGHHEGLRMLLAHGADPAGTNALLRALDFNDHAAVEMLIAHGARVDEFNAEEVGGEAPWVIPALFQAARRGCDRRMVELLLEAGADPRGQWQWMTPYAYARVYGSRAVADAMEARGFATPLSREEALLARAAEGLESPGEYLDPAAIPPACRDILREIADSAAHLPQIRALVALGVPYDAPGPQDGVTPVQSAGWAGSPEVMGYFLSLRPDLSHINGHGGTLLSTILHGSENAPRRDGCDHIACLELALRAGVALPRAVLRGAGRADVAAFLRDWAEAHPGQVV
- the ypfJ gene encoding KPN_02809 family neutral zinc metallopeptidase, whose translation is MRLRGVRRSRNVEDRRGAGGGGKASFGGVALLLVLAIGYFAGVDVTPLLDGATQQSDAGREPTAEEERAAEFSAQVLATTEDVWGRIFEEQLGRSYTPPVLVLFLGQTASPCGGASGATGPFYCPVDRKAYLDTEFFATLSQQLGARGDFAAAYVIAHEVAHHVQNELGILAQVNEARQAVGEVQANALTVRLELQADCFAGVWATHVDGLLEPGDIEEALNAARMIGDDHLQRRAGRVPQPHSFTHGTSEQRERWFARGYEAGDPGACDSFAADRL